The Hyphomicrobium sp. MC1 genome window below encodes:
- a CDS encoding acetoacetate decarboxylase has translation MKIADVKKRAFAMPLTSPAFPPGPYRFINREYLIITYRTDREALEKVVPEPLTFDEPIVKYEFIRMPDSTGFGDYTESGQVIPVKFNGVEGGYTHAMFLNDGPPIYGGRELWGFPKKFAKPTLGPDIDTLVGTLDYGSVRIATGTMGFKHKALDPATVAKSLAVPNYLLKIIPHVDGSSRILELVDYRLEDVTIKGAWSGPGALDLHPHALAPIADLPVREIISATHILADLTLGLGKVVYDYLEEK, from the coding sequence ATGAAAATTGCGGACGTCAAGAAACGCGCCTTTGCGATGCCTTTGACAAGTCCTGCCTTCCCTCCCGGCCCCTATCGTTTCATCAATCGCGAATATCTCATCATCACCTACCGCACCGACCGCGAAGCCCTCGAAAAGGTTGTGCCCGAGCCCCTCACCTTCGACGAACCCATCGTTAAATACGAATTCATCCGCATGCCGGACTCGACCGGCTTCGGCGACTACACCGAATCCGGCCAGGTCATTCCGGTCAAATTCAACGGCGTCGAAGGCGGCTATACGCACGCCATGTTCCTGAACGACGGCCCGCCAATCTATGGCGGCCGCGAGCTGTGGGGCTTCCCGAAGAAATTCGCCAAGCCCACGCTCGGCCCCGACATCGACACACTCGTCGGCACGCTCGATTACGGCAGCGTTCGCATCGCGACGGGTACGATGGGCTTCAAGCACAAGGCGCTCGATCCTGCCACCGTCGCCAAATCGCTCGCCGTGCCGAACTATCTTTTGAAAATCATTCCGCACGTCGACGGCAGCTCTCGCATTCTCGAACTCGTCGATTACCGCCTCGAAGACGTGACCATCAAAGGCGCATGGAGCGGCCCCGGCGCGCTCGATCTGCACCCCCATGCCCTCGCGCCGATTGCTGACCTGCCTGTGCGCGAAATCATATCCGCGACACACATCCTCGCCGACCTGACCCTCGGCCTTGGCAAGGTCGTCTACGACTACCTCGAAGAGAAATAA